In the genome of Desulfurellaceae bacterium, one region contains:
- a CDS encoding amidohydrolase, producing the protein MASFEGGYVSADGHVVEPAELWTDRMDTRFRDRAPRVEARDDADWYIIDGVTPFPVGLEGASMEDKIAGEIKMMGGHRHADTRPGAWDPQARLTDLELDHIRAEVMYPGALGLQFWAAPDAEYQRESIRVYNDWVSEFCAVSPERFLGGAMVPMRGPVEWAVEEAYRVAKLPGIKTISIPTTMVGRPYSRPEYEPLWAALEEIDYPVSIHIGTTGEPVYDNFVKLGIGVGVVQSKIVTGELGMAELIWAGIPQRYPKLRFIIAEAGIGWIPTVLGFMDHWWTDHRRWMEPQLEEPPSFYFNRQFWATFEEDRSGIILAREGLVPMDRLMWGSDYPHTEGTFPYSQEAISRDFAGLPEADVYKLVVGNAAELYQLG; encoded by the coding sequence ATGGCAAGCTTTGAAGGTGGTTATGTCTCAGCCGATGGGCATGTTGTCGAGCCGGCTGAGCTGTGGACGGATCGCATGGATACGCGTTTTCGTGACCGGGCGCCACGCGTCGAGGCGCGCGACGATGCCGATTGGTACATTATTGACGGGGTGACGCCGTTTCCGGTCGGTCTTGAGGGCGCCTCGATGGAGGACAAGATTGCCGGAGAAATCAAGATGATGGGCGGCCATCGGCACGCCGACACGCGGCCCGGCGCCTGGGACCCCCAGGCACGGCTGACCGACCTGGAGCTGGACCACATCCGGGCCGAGGTCATGTATCCGGGCGCGCTTGGACTCCAGTTCTGGGCTGCCCCGGATGCCGAATATCAGCGCGAGAGTATCCGGGTGTATAACGACTGGGTGAGCGAGTTCTGCGCGGTTTCGCCGGAGCGCTTCCTGGGTGGGGCGATGGTGCCGATGCGTGGACCGGTAGAGTGGGCGGTCGAGGAAGCCTATCGGGTGGCCAAGCTACCGGGTATCAAGACCATCTCCATCCCCACGACCATGGTTGGTCGGCCCTATTCACGGCCCGAGTACGAGCCGCTGTGGGCCGCGCTGGAGGAGATCGACTATCCGGTCTCGATCCATATCGGGACGACCGGCGAGCCCGTCTACGACAACTTCGTGAAGCTGGGCATTGGCGTCGGGGTGGTGCAGAGCAAGATCGTGACCGGCGAGCTGGGCATGGCCGAACTGATCTGGGCCGGCATACCCCAGCGCTATCCCAAACTGCGCTTCATCATCGCCGAGGCCGGCATCGGCTGGATCCCGACCGTGCTGGGTTTCATGGATCACTGGTGGACGGATCATCGCCGCTGGATGGAGCCGCAGCTGGAGGAGCCGCCGAGTTTCTATTTCAACCGCCAGTTCTGGGCCACGTTTGAGGAAGATCGGTCCGGGATCATCCTGGCCCGCGAGGGGCTGGTACCGATGGATCGGCTGATGTGGGGCTCGGACTATCCGCATACCGAGGGGACCTTCCCGTACTCGCAGGAAGCCATCAGCCGGGACTTTGCCGGGCTGCCGGAGGCCGACGTGTACAAGCTGGTGGTCGGCAACGCCGCCGAGCTGTACCAACTCGGCTAG
- a CDS encoding type II toxin-antitoxin system PemK/MazF family toxin, with amino-acid sequence MTTTTPPNPSYRRGDVVLVLFPDSNLLTAKPRPGLIVQADNLQTSLPQVIVAMITSKIFRANHPSRVTVLLSTSEGQQSGLLTDSVVMTDNLATVVESAIDRVIGSLPMDAVDPALRHTLNL; translated from the coding sequence ATGACAACTACGACGCCGCCAAATCCAAGCTACCGCCGCGGTGATGTCGTCTTGGTGCTCTTTCCAGATTCCAACCTGCTTACGGCCAAACCACGGCCAGGGTTGATCGTTCAAGCTGACAATCTGCAAACCAGCCTGCCGCAAGTGATTGTGGCGATGATTACCAGCAAAATATTCCGTGCCAATCATCCCAGCCGCGTCACCGTCTTACTCTCCACTTCCGAAGGACAACAATCGGGTCTACTCACCGACTCAGTCGTGATGACGGATAATCTTGCTACAGTCGTTGAATCGGCAATTGACCGCGTCATTGGCTCGCTTCCGATGGACGCTGTTGACCCGGCTTTGCGGCATACCCTGAACCTCTAG
- a CDS encoding STAS domain-containing protein — MKSASMHLLSELRADALSEKISPALSVGLISGLIVLVRGISWGVIVFSGPLAPYSSQGTSVVLFGSFAVCLVIALTGSYRGTISALPAPCVVMLVAISSTLDAEGDALFMSMVATLMLSALAAGVGFLMIGRFRLADLTRFIPYPVAGGFLAGTGGALCLAALVLMGLSLDRQPLSDLLNLAVVWNWGPGVAYGLGLFLATARWNAFWILPVSFVLAAVSYHLSLPLLGISGDEARAVGLLFRGTAEGALWPAFGLGDVARVDWTAVAGQIPNMLALILVTLLCLVTGVGGLELATNRELEWNREFRAAGLANLVAGLGGGPPGCLITSNTILSHLFGAETRLTGLVVAGVVGGALLFGHAVLQLVPVPLLGGVLLFTGLRMMNDWLVARRSRLPRTEYAIVVLIFVTITFVGVLEGVAVGMAVTTAFFVVRLSRVESVEARFSARERHSNKVRPVPDRAILRAEGEGVQAYRLRGYLFFGSAYRLADRLKQSLHDEPCPSCILLDFKAVSGLDFSAINALGRFMHAAYAAETRVVLSAAPAQLKNELEHGLPPPVYDNLVWEPDADRGMERCEDIVIAAQRSALGRRGALLERVTDDMERQLDRQILFENLVHDLQDWLEPREYEVGEALTTRGEPQQGLLLLITGRASAYDSRGTRLYQCGPGDIVEPQGAFGAHTATLATVADEACRAMLLTPAATLWLEEHEGRLILRLYRYLLTAAPRAVPS; from the coding sequence ATGAAGTCTGCGAGCATGCACCTGCTATCCGAACTTCGCGCCGACGCCCTGTCGGAGAAAATCTCCCCAGCCCTGTCGGTCGGCCTGATCTCGGGTTTGATCGTCCTTGTCCGAGGCATCTCTTGGGGAGTGATCGTTTTTTCAGGTCCGTTGGCGCCGTACTCCTCACAGGGCACCAGCGTGGTGCTGTTCGGGAGTTTCGCCGTCTGCCTGGTGATCGCCCTGACCGGCAGTTACCGGGGCACGATCTCGGCCCTGCCGGCCCCGTGCGTGGTGATGCTGGTGGCGATCAGCTCTACGCTGGACGCGGAGGGCGACGCGCTGTTCATGTCCATGGTCGCGACCCTCATGCTCAGCGCGCTGGCTGCGGGCGTGGGCTTTCTGATGATCGGGCGTTTCCGACTCGCCGACCTGACTCGGTTCATTCCCTACCCCGTGGCGGGCGGGTTTCTGGCCGGGACGGGGGGAGCCCTGTGTCTGGCCGCCCTGGTGTTGATGGGGCTCAGCCTGGACCGGCAACCGCTTTCCGATCTCCTGAACCTCGCCGTGGTGTGGAACTGGGGTCCGGGCGTCGCCTATGGTCTGGGTCTGTTCCTGGCCACGGCGCGCTGGAATGCCTTTTGGATACTGCCGGTGAGCTTCGTGCTCGCCGCCGTGTCGTATCATCTGAGTTTGCCCCTGCTCGGCATCTCCGGAGACGAGGCCAGAGCGGTCGGCCTGCTGTTTCGAGGTACGGCGGAGGGCGCGCTATGGCCCGCCTTCGGGCTTGGCGATGTGGCGCGGGTGGACTGGACGGCTGTGGCGGGCCAGATTCCCAACATGCTGGCCCTGATCCTGGTCACCCTGCTGTGCCTGGTCACGGGCGTAGGCGGCCTGGAGTTGGCCACGAACCGGGAACTGGAGTGGAACAGGGAATTCAGAGCGGCGGGTCTGGCCAACCTCGTCGCCGGCTTAGGCGGCGGCCCGCCCGGGTGTCTGATCACCTCAAACACCATACTCAGCCACCTGTTTGGAGCCGAAACACGGCTGACCGGCCTCGTCGTTGCCGGCGTCGTGGGCGGCGCGCTGCTCTTCGGCCATGCGGTGCTGCAACTGGTGCCGGTGCCGCTTTTGGGCGGGGTCTTGCTCTTCACCGGCCTGCGCATGATGAACGACTGGCTCGTAGCCAGACGCAGCAGGCTGCCGCGCACGGAATACGCCATTGTCGTGCTGATCTTTGTCACCATCACATTCGTCGGCGTGCTCGAGGGGGTGGCTGTCGGCATGGCCGTCACCACGGCCTTCTTTGTCGTTCGCCTCAGCCGTGTGGAGTCGGTCGAAGCGCGGTTCAGCGCGCGTGAGCGCCACAGCAACAAGGTCCGTCCCGTCCCCGACCGAGCCATCCTGCGGGCGGAGGGCGAAGGGGTCCAAGCCTACCGGCTGCGCGGCTATCTTTTCTTCGGCAGCGCGTACCGCCTGGCCGACCGTCTCAAGCAGTCCCTGCACGACGAGCCGTGTCCCAGCTGCATTCTGCTGGACTTCAAAGCCGTCTCCGGCCTCGACTTCTCGGCCATCAATGCCCTGGGCAGGTTCATGCACGCCGCGTATGCCGCCGAAACGCGGGTGGTGTTGAGCGCGGCGCCCGCACAGCTCAAGAACGAGCTGGAGCACGGACTTCCCCCCCCCGTCTACGACAACCTGGTGTGGGAGCCGGACGCCGACCGCGGCATGGAACGCTGCGAGGACATCGTCATCGCCGCACAGAGGTCAGCCCTGGGCAGGCGCGGCGCCCTCCTGGAGCGCGTCACTGACGATATGGAGCGCCAGCTCGACAGACAGATCCTCTTTGAGAACCTGGTCCATGACCTCCAAGACTGGTTGGAACCGCGCGAATATGAGGTCGGCGAGGCGCTGACCACGAGAGGCGAGCCGCAGCAAGGGTTGCTGCTGCTGATAACGGGGCGGGCTTCCGCTTACGATTCCAGGGGCACCCGGCTGTATCAGTGCGGCCCGGGCGATATCGTCGAACCGCAGGGCGCCTTTGGCGCGCATACCGCCACGCTGGCAACCGTCGCGGACGAAGCCTGCCGGGCGATGCTGCTGACTCCCGCCGCCACGCTCTGGCTGGAAGAACATGAGGGGCGGCTGATCCTTCGGCTCTACCGCTATCTCCTCACCGCCGCGCCGCGTGCCGTGCCGTCATAG
- a CDS encoding amidohydrolase family protein: MPQFDTVIKDGTIVDGALMPPFRSDIGIKDGKIAKIGKINTNEGATVLDASGMIVAPGAVDLHAHYDAPLHWDPYCTIGSWHGVTSVTNGNCGFGFAPVHHKDADRSMYSMERNEAIPFDAMKATMPFSWETFPQWMDHIDSLPKGINMIQLVPVTPLVSYVMGGWDQAKSRQPNETEMQEIIRILDESMAVGANGWAAQRLTGYGASVQRDYDGTLMVSDMMSDEFYQQLAKAMSKYDRGTIQYAQNSGAIDEGVEGNRRDMSFGGQLAALANNPLIFNAVLVTDEKPEVFRTMLSVVDEYNKKGVPLVAHGLTKRLDFRFSFSDEWNLFDNVDAWREATLGTEEERKIKLANPDLRQSMKAEYDRTKQPKALGDIATFICRKVESEEMSKKYRDRMVGDIAREENKHVVDTLLDISAADNWKTEWLTPMRNQNPEYCKELLSHRTVAGFSDGGAHTKFQTLGAYVTDLLTWMVRDTETITLEQAHHHLSYLPAWTAGFRDRGCLREGMAADILVYDLEKLAVKPTEILHDVPPNNWRRVQGADGYRWIMVNGDVTFEDGQSTGALPGKLVRCNQF; encoded by the coding sequence ATGCCACAGTTTGACACGGTTATTAAGGATGGGACGATTGTCGATGGTGCCCTGATGCCGCCGTTCCGTAGCGACATCGGGATCAAGGACGGCAAGATCGCCAAAATCGGTAAGATCAACACCAACGAGGGCGCCACAGTCCTTGACGCCTCGGGCATGATCGTCGCGCCGGGCGCGGTTGACCTGCACGCCCACTACGACGCGCCGCTGCACTGGGACCCGTACTGCACAATCGGCAGCTGGCACGGCGTGACCTCGGTCACCAACGGCAACTGCGGCTTCGGTTTTGCGCCGGTCCACCACAAGGACGCCGACCGTTCGATGTACTCGATGGAGCGCAACGAAGCCATCCCGTTTGACGCCATGAAGGCGACCATGCCCTTCTCGTGGGAAACCTTCCCGCAGTGGATGGACCACATCGACAGCCTGCCCAAGGGTATCAACATGATCCAGCTCGTGCCGGTCACTCCGCTGGTGAGCTATGTGATGGGCGGCTGGGATCAGGCCAAGAGCCGTCAGCCCAACGAGACCGAGATGCAGGAAATCATCCGCATTCTTGACGAGTCGATGGCGGTCGGGGCCAACGGCTGGGCAGCCCAGCGCCTGACCGGCTACGGCGCGTCGGTGCAGCGGGACTACGACGGCACCCTGATGGTCTCGGACATGATGTCGGACGAGTTCTATCAGCAGCTGGCCAAGGCGATGAGTAAGTATGACCGGGGCACCATCCAGTACGCCCAGAACTCGGGCGCCATTGATGAAGGCGTCGAGGGCAACCGCCGTGATATGAGCTTTGGCGGACAGCTGGCCGCGTTGGCCAACAACCCGCTGATCTTCAACGCCGTGCTGGTCACCGACGAGAAGCCCGAGGTGTTCCGCACCATGCTGAGCGTGGTGGACGAGTACAACAAAAAGGGCGTGCCGCTGGTCGCCCACGGCCTGACCAAGCGACTCGATTTCCGCTTCTCGTTCTCGGACGAATGGAACCTGTTTGACAATGTGGACGCCTGGCGGGAGGCGACCCTGGGCACCGAGGAGGAGCGCAAGATCAAACTCGCCAACCCCGACCTGCGCCAGTCCATGAAGGCCGAGTACGACCGCACCAAGCAGCCCAAGGCACTGGGTGACATCGCCACCTTCATCTGCCGCAAGGTGGAAAGCGAGGAGATGAGCAAGAAGTATCGGGATCGCATGGTCGGAGACATCGCCCGGGAAGAGAACAAGCATGTCGTCGATACCCTGCTCGACATCTCGGCCGCCGACAACTGGAAGACCGAGTGGCTGACCCCGATGCGCAACCAGAACCCCGAGTACTGCAAGGAACTCCTGAGCCACCGCACAGTCGCCGGTTTTTCCGACGGCGGGGCGCACACCAAGTTCCAGACCCTGGGCGCGTATGTCACCGACCTGCTGACCTGGATGGTGCGGGATACCGAGACCATCACCCTGGAGCAGGCCCACCATCATCTGAGCTACCTGCCGGCCTGGACCGCAGGTTTCCGGGACCGGGGCTGTCTGCGGGAGGGCATGGCGGCCGACATTCTGGTCTACGACCTTGAGAAACTCGCGGTCAAGCCGACCGAAATCCTGCACGACGTGCCGCCCAACAACTGGCGGCGGGTCCAGGGGGCGGACGGCTACCGCTGGATCATGGTCAACGGTGACGTGACCTTCGAGGACGGCCAGAGCACCGGCGCGCTGCCGGGCAAGCTGGTTCGCTGCAACCAGTTCTAG
- a CDS encoding nuclear transport factor 2 family protein: protein MASILEEKEAIRDVLSAYCFHVDGGEFDKWAELFSEDALFDAGPRGQVQGRAALRDFIAKAVPTQGEGPARKHCTMNSMIQVNGTEAKADSYIIVVREGEQGILTSLAGRYEDLLVKQGDTWRFKVRKIHFDIAGDLGLKQS from the coding sequence ATGGCCTCGATCTTGGAAGAAAAAGAAGCCATTCGTGATGTCTTGTCGGCCTACTGTTTTCATGTTGATGGCGGCGAGTTCGACAAATGGGCCGAGCTGTTCAGCGAGGATGCGCTGTTTGATGCCGGACCTCGGGGACAAGTCCAGGGCCGGGCGGCGCTTCGGGATTTCATTGCCAAGGCGGTTCCCACCCAGGGCGAAGGGCCGGCCCGCAAGCACTGCACCATGAACAGCATGATACAGGTCAACGGCACGGAGGCCAAAGCCGACAGCTATATCATCGTCGTGCGCGAGGGCGAGCAGGGCATTCTGACCTCGCTGGCCGGTCGCTACGAAGACCTGCTTGTCAAGCAGGGAGACACGTGGCGGTTCAAGGTCCGCAAAATTCACTTCGATATCGCCGGCGACCTGGGGCTCAAGCAGTCCTGA
- a CDS encoding amidohydrolase family protein, with protein sequence MSYDMLISSARICDGTGAPAFDGNLAIKDGKIAGLGAVSGEASRQIDAQGLILAPGFIDHHTHYDAQISWDPLLTSSCWHGITSVVMGNCGVGVAPCRTDERGIVAWDLVNVEAMPYEVLLNGVSWAWESFPEYLAAMKKRPLAINTGFLVPLSALRFFVLGGDAPERAARPDEIQAMADALRQAMRAGAFGFSLSTLRQHIGYQGRPLASRLASHEELGALADVLREVGHGVIELALTSTAGLLSEDELELLKLLAERSQRPITWLALLDRTDMPYAYRAALDTVAPYIEAGMRIHPQATPRPARQYHTLRTPFIFASFASWKDAFNRSVEEQLALYKSPAFRDAFREELKGKGGVVFTGQWDRLSVVRVTRPEHEVLINKTIEEVAALAEKDPVDALLDLVIAENLETGFLFAATNTNPEAVQELITNPHVLLGLSDAGAHVDQSCNAGVPTYLLHEWVHNRGSLSLERAVQRLTAEPADFLGLTKKGRLLPGMDADLVLFDLETVKPCPLEWVNDLPGGKQRLIERAEGIAYTLVGGQVLFDHGEHQGVFPGRVMDSADA encoded by the coding sequence ATGAGCTATGACATGCTGATTAGCAGCGCCCGTATCTGCGACGGGACCGGAGCCCCGGCCTTTGACGGCAATCTTGCCATCAAGGACGGCAAAATCGCCGGGCTGGGCGCTGTCTCGGGTGAGGCGAGCAGACAGATAGACGCCCAGGGCCTGATCCTCGCCCCGGGGTTCATCGACCATCACACCCACTATGACGCCCAGATTTCCTGGGACCCGCTGCTGACCAGCTCGTGCTGGCACGGCATCACCAGTGTGGTCATGGGCAACTGCGGGGTGGGCGTGGCCCCGTGCCGGACGGATGAGCGCGGCATTGTGGCCTGGGATCTGGTGAATGTGGAGGCCATGCCCTACGAGGTCTTGCTCAACGGGGTGTCGTGGGCCTGGGAGAGCTTTCCCGAATACCTGGCCGCAATGAAAAAACGGCCCCTGGCGATCAACACTGGTTTTCTCGTTCCGCTGTCCGCCCTGCGCTTTTTTGTGCTCGGCGGGGACGCCCCGGAGCGGGCCGCTCGACCGGATGAGATTCAGGCCATGGCCGATGCCCTGCGCCAGGCCATGCGGGCCGGCGCGTTCGGTTTTTCGCTCAGCACCCTGCGCCAACACATCGGCTATCAGGGTCGGCCTCTGGCCAGCCGTCTGGCCAGTCACGAAGAGTTGGGCGCGCTGGCCGACGTGCTGCGCGAGGTCGGCCACGGCGTCATTGAGCTGGCCCTGACCAGCACCGCCGGCCTGCTGTCAGAAGACGAGCTGGAGCTGCTGAAACTGCTGGCCGAACGCAGCCAGCGGCCGATCACCTGGCTGGCCCTGCTGGATCGGACGGATATGCCCTACGCCTACCGTGCGGCCCTCGACACCGTCGCGCCGTATATCGAGGCCGGGATGCGCATCCACCCCCAGGCCACCCCGCGTCCGGCGCGCCAGTACCATACCCTGCGCACCCCGTTCATCTTTGCCAGCTTTGCCTCGTGGAAGGATGCTTTTAACCGGAGCGTGGAAGAGCAGCTCGCCCTGTATAAAAGCCCGGCTTTCCGGGATGCCTTTCGGGAAGAACTCAAAGGCAAGGGCGGGGTGGTGTTTACCGGCCAGTGGGACCGCCTGAGTGTGGTCCGGGTGACCCGGCCGGAGCACGAAGTGTTGATCAATAAGACTATTGAAGAGGTTGCCGCGCTGGCCGAGAAGGACCCGGTTGACGCCCTGCTCGACCTGGTCATTGCTGAGAATCTGGAGACGGGGTTTCTGTTCGCGGCCACCAATACCAACCCGGAGGCGGTCCAGGAGCTGATTACCAACCCTCACGTGTTGCTCGGCCTGTCGGATGCCGGCGCGCACGTGGACCAGAGCTGTAATGCGGGCGTGCCGACCTATCTGCTGCACGAGTGGGTACACAACCGCGGCAGCCTGTCCCTGGAACGAGCGGTCCAGCGCCTGACCGCCGAGCCGGCCGATTTTCTGGGCCTCACAAAGAAAGGCCGCCTGCTGCCGGGTATGGACGCCGACCTGGTGCTGTTCGATCTGGAGACGGTCAAGCCGTGTCCGCTGGAGTGGGTGAACGACTTGCCGGGTGGCAAGCAGCGTCTGATTGAGCGGGCCGAGGGCATCGCCTATACCCTGGTCGGTGGCCAGGTTCTGTTCGACCACGGCGAGCACCAGGGGGTGTTTCCGGGCCGGGTGATGGACAGCGCTGATGCCTGA
- a CDS encoding NAD(P)-dependent oxidoreductase, with amino-acid sequence MRIVLTGGSGDLASVLTPRLEARGHTPVRLDIVPPRDRRGVYVAGSVLDRAGLACRLAEADCVVHIAAWHGVHETAEPPLGKDIYAFWDLNVTGTFNVFEAATRAGIARLIYVSSTSVRNRHGVYGHTKVVGEEVAHSYAGRHAMNVVVLRPRGFIPHWNRTVYDSFVDWLKWFWRGAVHIDDVARAVVQSLDLLATTRLETPPVLTVDGAYEYTDEDLANWDAQGPGSSFRRYYAAYEALVRRWGLVPEDKPFKYDLMETRRRLGYQPRYSLMDALRELERYGPVGPPPPD; translated from the coding sequence GTGCGGATTGTACTGACCGGCGGTTCGGGCGACCTGGCAAGCGTGCTGACCCCCAGGCTGGAAGCGCGCGGCCACACGCCCGTGCGCCTGGATATTGTCCCGCCGCGTGACCGCCGGGGTGTGTACGTGGCCGGCTCTGTCCTCGACCGCGCCGGCCTGGCCTGCCGCCTGGCCGAGGCTGACTGCGTGGTGCATATTGCCGCCTGGCACGGCGTTCACGAGACGGCCGAGCCACCCCTTGGAAAAGACATCTACGCCTTCTGGGACCTGAACGTCACCGGCACCTTCAACGTGTTCGAGGCCGCGACCAGAGCCGGCATCGCACGGCTGATCTATGTGTCGAGCACCAGCGTCCGCAACAGGCACGGCGTGTACGGCCACACCAAGGTGGTGGGCGAAGAAGTCGCCCACAGCTATGCCGGCCGCCACGCCATGAATGTGGTGGTGCTGCGGCCGCGCGGCTTTATTCCGCACTGGAATCGGACTGTGTATGACTCGTTTGTCGATTGGCTGAAGTGGTTCTGGCGCGGTGCGGTGCATATTGATGATGTTGCTCGGGCGGTCGTGCAAAGCCTCGATCTGCTGGCCACGACCCGCCTGGAAACGCCGCCGGTCCTGACAGTTGACGGCGCCTATGAGTATACGGATGAGGATTTGGCCAACTGGGACGCCCAGGGGCCGGGCTCAAGCTTCCGGCGTTACTACGCGGCCTACGAAGCCCTGGTCCGGCGCTGGGGACTGGTGCCGGAAGACAAGCCCTTCAAATACGATCTGATGGAAACCCGGCGCCGCCTGGGCTATCAGCCGCGCTACAGCCTGATGGACGCGCTGCGTGAACTGGAACGCTACGGCCCGGTCGGCCCCCCGCCGCCCGATTAG
- a CDS encoding CoA transferase: MALALDGITVVDISQGVPGPLCSTMLGDLGAEVIKLEPPDGDWLRTVGPFSETESDLFIRLNRNKKGVCVNLKEPAGQAIVRRLARATDVFIEGYTTGVAERLGLSYAELSAHNRGLIYCAISGYGSQGPLARTPATELDLQAFVGKFRQLGTPDEPPLRVGFDIISVNAAWAACQGILAALYSRESSGEGQRVETSLLDAAVAIMQWTTAAESNPDEWRARPLSGYTEAPDHGFACKDAHFLMDWGNRNDAWQILCTTLGAPQLGTDPRFNEWFKRLNSKAELAEALKPFLASWSFDDLQQLVQGMGGTIVRMNTAETLFHSPQVEALDMLKELEHPVAGTYTTIDVPWLCSEPLARLSPVPAPSLGQHTVQVLGGLGYAADQISQLVTAGVVVGSS; this comes from the coding sequence ATGGCCTTGGCACTCGACGGCATCACGGTTGTAGACATCTCTCAGGGGGTTCCCGGCCCGCTGTGCTCGACCATGCTGGGCGATCTGGGGGCCGAGGTCATCAAGCTCGAACCCCCGGATGGGGACTGGCTGCGGACGGTCGGGCCTTTTAGCGAGACCGAGTCCGACCTGTTCATCCGCCTCAACCGCAACAAAAAAGGCGTGTGCGTCAACCTGAAAGAACCGGCCGGCCAGGCCATTGTTCGGCGTTTGGCCCGGGCCACCGACGTGTTCATCGAGGGTTATACGACTGGGGTGGCCGAGCGTCTGGGGCTGTCGTACGCCGAGCTGTCCGCGCATAACCGGGGGCTGATCTATTGCGCCATCTCGGGTTACGGCAGTCAGGGGCCTTTGGCCCGGACGCCGGCTACCGAACTCGACCTGCAAGCCTTTGTCGGAAAATTTCGCCAGCTCGGTACGCCCGACGAGCCGCCGCTGCGGGTCGGTTTTGATATCATTTCCGTCAACGCGGCCTGGGCTGCCTGCCAGGGCATTCTGGCCGCCCTGTACTCGCGCGAGTCGAGCGGGGAAGGTCAGCGGGTTGAAACCTCGCTGCTGGATGCGGCGGTCGCCATCATGCAGTGGACGACTGCGGCGGAAAGCAACCCGGACGAGTGGCGCGCCCGGCCGCTGTCCGGTTACACCGAAGCGCCGGACCACGGCTTTGCGTGCAAAGACGCCCACTTCCTGATGGACTGGGGCAACCGGAATGACGCCTGGCAGATCCTGTGTACGACGCTCGGCGCGCCCCAGCTCGGTACCGACCCCCGATTCAACGAGTGGTTCAAGCGCCTGAACAGCAAGGCCGAGCTGGCCGAGGCGCTGAAACCCTTCCTGGCCAGCTGGAGTTTTGACGACTTGCAGCAGCTGGTGCAGGGCATGGGCGGCACAATCGTGCGGATGAATACGGCTGAGACGCTGTTCCACAGCCCGCAGGTCGAAGCCCTGGACATGCTGAAGGAGCTGGAACACCCGGTGGCCGGAACCTACACCACTATTGATGTGCCCTGGCTGTGTTCCGAGCCCCTGGCCCGCCTGTCCCCAGTCCCGGCTCCGAGCCTGGGCCAGCACACCGTGCAGGTCCTGGGCGGTCTCGGTTACGCTGCGGACCAGATATCTCAGCTTGTGACTGCCGGTGTTGTTGTCGGGTCGAGCTGA
- a CDS encoding CoA transferase yields the protein MAGPLEGIRVLDFGMAAVGPLATTYLGLLGADVIKVEQPSGDIVRRPSGPTMGGMGTTFIGNNHTKRGVCLDLKDDAEREIACKLVATADVSLDNFRSGDIMERLGLGYEVQRRINSRIIYLQASAFGNRGPWKGMLSHEWMTQAAGGYTSLNGKPGGKPEFLRGTANLDWNAAMLNCIGLLAALYVRRKTGRGMKIETSQLHATALAGLTRYAEYFSTGAVPERMGSARPHIVPDQAFATGLGALSVSVIHNGVWARLCEALDLSELAADPRFVTNAARVANRDALIPLLEARFKKKAAWQWEAVLTAHGVPCARYRRDMPRTHAVKDHPQTRANRMMDTIETPWGPCNVSRAQWRFSRDSTAIARPAPRLGEHQQEIFHELGITDRSRVSAA from the coding sequence ATGGCTGGACCGCTCGAAGGCATCCGGGTGCTGGATTTCGGTATGGCTGCGGTCGGACCGCTGGCCACCACCTATCTGGGTCTGCTCGGCGCAGACGTGATCAAGGTCGAGCAGCCCAGCGGCGATATTGTCCGCCGGCCCAGCGGCCCGACAATGGGCGGCATGGGCACGACCTTCATCGGCAACAACCACACCAAACGCGGCGTGTGTCTGGATCTCAAGGATGACGCCGAGCGCGAGATCGCGTGTAAACTGGTGGCCACGGCCGATGTCAGCCTGGACAACTTCCGTTCCGGCGACATCATGGAACGCCTGGGCCTGGGTTACGAAGTCCAGCGCCGGATCAACTCCCGGATCATTTATTTGCAGGCCTCGGCCTTTGGCAACCGTGGGCCGTGGAAGGGCATGTTGAGCCACGAATGGATGACCCAGGCGGCCGGCGGCTATACCAGCCTGAACGGAAAACCGGGCGGCAAGCCGGAGTTTTTGCGCGGTACGGCCAACCTGGACTGGAACGCGGCCATGCTCAACTGTATCGGCCTGCTGGCCGCGCTGTACGTCCGCCGCAAGACCGGCCGGGGAATGAAGATCGAAACCAGCCAGCTGCACGCTACGGCCCTGGCCGGCCTGACCCGCTATGCCGAGTACTTCTCGACCGGCGCGGTGCCCGAGCGGATGGGCAGCGCGCGTCCGCATATCGTGCCCGACCAGGCTTTCGCAACCGGGCTGGGAGCCCTCAGCGTGTCGGTGATCCACAACGGCGTGTGGGCCCGTCTGTGTGAAGCCCTGGACCTGTCGGAGCTGGCGGCCGATCCGCGCTTTGTCACCAACGCCGCGCGGGTCGCCAACCGGGACGCCTTGATTCCGCTGCTGGAGGCGCGCTTCAAAAAGAAGGCGGCCTGGCAGTGGGAGGCGGTGCTCACAGCCCACGGCGTGCCGTGCGCCCGGTATCGGCGCGACATGCCGCGCACCCATGCTGTGAAAGACCACCCCCAGACCCGGGCCAACCGCATGATGGACACCATCGAGACCCCGTGGGGACCGTGCAATGTCAGTCGGGCTCAGTGGCGGTTCAGCCGCGACAGCACCGCCATCGCCCGTCCGGCTCCCCGGCTCGGCGAGCATCAGCAGGAAATTTTTCACGAGCTTGGGATCACGGACCGGTCGCGGGTCTCGGCCGCCTGA